A single Populus alba chromosome 7, ASM523922v2, whole genome shotgun sequence DNA region contains:
- the LOC118040260 gene encoding uncharacterized protein, whose amino-acid sequence METPVHYDYIVRLKPKTNRNSQRVNSDQPLQKVPATFPVNFLLYRREIYSLHGVSFSAIDRRPEAISRKIIHFLVGDSPIHHIDDFKDILTDMGIPGIKISQILFEIAAKAHGIDTCNGVFMIVSIRKTVYQEARLRNEEDDTARAVRESMEVAAKPIPATESSIDAMERVVLDASASARVCTVCMEEIDGGSEAIRMPCSHVYHSDCIVKWLQTSHMCPLCRYHMPCEYL is encoded by the coding sequence ATGGAGACACCCGTCCATTACGACTATATTGTCAGATTAAAACCCAAGACAAATAGAAACTCACAACGCGTCAACAGTGACCAACCACTACAAAAGGTACCAGCAACGTTCCCTGTGAACTTCTTGCTTTACAGGAGAGAGATCTACTCTCTTCATGGAGTGTCGTTCTCTGCAATAGATAGAAGACCCGAGGCCATAAGCCGCAAAATTATTCACTTTCTGGTTGGAGATTCACCGATTCATCACATTGATGATTTCAAAGACATCTTGACCGACATGGGCATCCCTGGAATCAAGATATCACAGATACTATTCGAAATTGCAGCCAAGGCGCATGGCATTGATACTTGTAACGGCGTATTCATGATTGTCTCAATAAGGAAGACAGTCTATCAAGAAGCTAGACTTCgtaatgaagaagatgatactgCTAGAGCTGTGAGGGAGTCAATGGAGGTTGCGGCGAAGCCAATCCCGGCCACCGAGTCCTCCATTGATGCAATGGAAAGGGTGGTTCTGGACGCCTCTGCGTCAGCGAGAGTCTGCACTGTTTGTATGGAAGAGATTGACGGAGGGAGTGAAGCAATTCGGATGCCGTGCTCCCATGTCTATCACTCAGATTGCATTGTTAAGTGGTTGCAGACTAGTCACATGTGTCCTCTTTGCCGCTATCATATGCCCTGTGAATACTTGTGA